The proteins below are encoded in one region of Penaeus monodon isolate SGIC_2016 chromosome 32, NSTDA_Pmon_1, whole genome shotgun sequence:
- the LOC119593552 gene encoding acetylcholine receptor subunit alpha-type acr-16-like translates to MYYRILSREERLEMPQELDPLPLSDRLLYFSPHSHTTPLRQIKCVLLQWLPWILRMNRPGKKITWKTIMMSNKMREMELKERSSKSLLANVLDIDDDIRQIQAMGTTTPTGGARGTPSHNGGHPRLLGRSYEEGGPLMTPHSSFCFNNTRELQNILRELRHITNQMRSDEDDMEVILEWKFAAMVVDRFCLITFTLYTVVSSIVVLLSAPHVLIYKD, encoded by the coding sequence ATGTACTATAGAATACTGTCTCGAGAAGAGCGGCTGGAGATGCCCCAGGAGCTCGACCCCCTCCCCTTGTCTGATCGGCTGCtgtatttttccccccattcccatACCACACCCCTCCGGCAGATCAAGTGCGTTCTCCTCCAATGGCTGCCGTGGATCCTGCGCATGAACAGGCCGGGCAAAAAGATCACTTGGAAGACGATCATGATGAGTAACAAGATGCGTGAGATGGAGCTCAAGGAGAGGTCGTCCAAGTCGCTCTTGGCTAATGTGCTGGACATCGACGATGACATCCGGCAGATCCAAGCCATGGGCACCACCACCCCGacgggaggggcgagagggacgCCCTCGCACAACGGGGGACACCCTCGCCTGCTGGGCCGCTCCTACGAGGAAGGGGGCCCGCTCATGACGCCGCACTCCTCCTTCTGCTTCAACAACACGCGCGAACTGCAGAACATTCTGCGGGAGTTGCGCCACATCACGAACCAGATGAGGAGCGATGAGGATGACATGGAAGTGATCCTCGAGTGGAAGTTCGCGGCGATGGTCGTGGATAGGTTCTGCCTCATCACCTTCACTCTGTACACAGTTGTCTCATCCATAGTCGTCCTGTTGTCGGCCCCACATGTTCTCATCTACAAGGATTAG
- the LOC119593553 gene encoding neuronal acetylcholine receptor subunit alpha-7-like produces the protein MSDSKIHLCGIPMLNYVYCYVPFSRNCGSSAKTVCYCVLFAPDGAYRLFRLDETSVCSSPSLSPKADAESASVEPSIKCVLLQWLPWLLRMNRPGKKITRKTIMMNNKMRELELKERSSRSLLANVLDIDDDIRQIHASGTTTPAGGGARGTPSYNGGYHRLLGRSYEEGAPLLAPHSSFCFQNTRELQNILRELRFITNQMRSNEDDTEVRHDWKFAAMVVDRFCLITFTLYTVISSVVVLLSAPHIVTN, from the exons ATGTCTGACTCAAAGATTCATTTATGTGGAATTCCCATGCTCAATTATGTCTACTGTTACGTGCCCTTTTCCCGAAACTGTGGATCTTCAGCAAAAAC AGTGTGCTACTGTGTGCTGTTCGCGCCTGATGGTGCATATAGGCTCTTTAGGCTCGACGAAACTAGTGTTTGTAGCAGTCCTTCCCTCAGTCCCAAGGCGGATGCCGAGAGCGCGTCAGTCGAACCAAGT ATCAAGTGCGTGCTCCTGCAGTGGCTGCCGTGGCTCCTGCGCATGAACCGGCCGGGCAAGAAGATCACGCGCAAGACAATCATGATGAACAACAAGATGCGAGAGCTCGAGCTCAAGGAGCGGTCGTCCCGGTCGCTGCTGGCCAACGTGCTCGACATCGACGACGACATCCGCCAGATCCACGCGTCGGGCACCACCACGCCGgcaggaggaggggcgagggggacgcCTTCCTACAACGGTGGATACCACCGCCTCCTGGGCCGGTCCTACGAGGAAGGAGCTCCCCTGCTGGCGCCGCACTCCTccttctgctttcagaacacgcGCGAGCTGCAGAACATCTTGCGCGAGCTCCGCTTCATCACCAACCAGATGAGAAGCAACGAGGACGACACCGAGGTGAGGCACGACTGGAAGTTCGCCGCGATGGTGGTGGACAGGTTCTGCCTCATCACCTTCACCCTCTACACCGTCATCTCGTCGGTGGTGGTCCTCCTGTCGGCGCCGCATATCGTGACCAACTAG